The genomic stretch ACGATCGCCGATCAACAACTGAATGAAGATCGGTTAAATTTGCAGCTTACTCGTCTGAGGCTGATGTACGACTTTGTGTCCGCTTTGAACGCAGCCCAGACAGTCCAAGAAATTTATCAAATTGCTTTAAATGGCATCTGTCCAGCCCTAAGAACTTCGCGCGCAGCACTGATCACTGCTGATGTTAACTACAGTTTGAAATATCAAGAATCTGTTGGTATTAGTGAAGACTACAAACAAGCGATCGAAGATTTTTTTGAAAGTGCCTACGATCGCTCAGAGTTAAAATCAAGAACTTTTCCGCACTGCGCCATATTTCCTAGTGATCGCATTTTACAAGCGATCTGCCATGCCGAAAATATTGGTGCATGGGCTGTATTTCCTCTAGAGTACGAAAACCGCCATTTGGGAGATATCTTCGCCTATTTTGATAGCCCTCGACAATTCAACGAAGAAGAAGTCCAATTAACGCAAACAATCGTCACTTACATTGCGATCGCCATAACGCGCAAGCAAGCAGAACAAGCCCTCAAGGAAAGCCAACAGTTTATTCAACGGATTACGGATACAACGCCTAATATTATCTATATTTACGATATTGAGGAAAGCCGCAATATTTACTGTAATCAGACCATTCACCATATTCTTGGATATACCCCTTTAGAAATTCAAGCAATGGGGGATTCCTTACTAGATATCGTTATCCATCCCGATGATTTAGAGAAGATCAAAGCGCATTACATTAGCGTTCGTTCCAAAAAATTTGAGGACTTATTTCTATTTGAATATCGGATGAAGGATGTTCATGGCAATTGGAAATGGTTCTACAGTCAAGAAACCGTGTTTCTCTGCAATCCTGATGGTACGGTTAAACAAACGATCGGAGCTGCCTCAGATATTACCAAATTAAAAGAAGTCGAAACTCGATTACAGTCATCCCTTGCGGAGAAGGAAGTTCTATTAAGAGAAGTCCATCATCGGGTGAAGAATAACTTAAGTGTAGTTGATAGTTTACTCTCAATGCAAGCAAGGTATGTCCATGATGTTGAAGCCTTGCAATGCCTTTCCGATAGTCAAAGGCGCATTCATACCATGTCGCTTATTCATGAGCAGTTATATCAGTCTCAGGATGTAGGCAAGGTTGATTTTTGTGAATATCTCCAACGTCTAGTGAGCAATCTTTATAGCTCCACTAGTTTTAATACTTCGCAAATCGAACTCAAATTAGATCTTAGTCCCACCTTATTAAATATTGACACCGCAATCTCGGTGGGTTTAATTGTGAATGAGCTACTAACCAATGCTTTTAAACATGCATTTTCGGACAATATGAAGGGATTAATTGAGGTGGCTCTCTATGAAGTTGTCGATGAAGATAAATTACATTTGATTATTCGCGATAATGGAATTGGGATGACTGACAATATTGATATTAAGTCAACTGCTTCCCTTGGACTAAGATTAGTACGCATTTTAACCCAACAACTAAGAGCAAGCCTAGATCTATCCTGTGAGACAGGGACAAGTTTTCATCTGATCTTTCATTCAAAGGCATAGAGCCTGTGAGCTAGTTTAGAAAGCACTTTGCGATATATGCGATATAAAGGATGGGTGGCGCGAAGCGCCGCCTATCCTTAACTCAATAAATCCTTTCCTTTTTAGGAATACTACATTTAGAACTAGAAAATACTGAATTCTATAGATTGACACTGCTTAAATTAATTCAAGATTATTTTCATGTTAGCCTCTAGAAAAGCCCCATAGATTGATCTAAACATGAAATATTTATCTAATGCGATCGCCAATTTTTCCTCAAGATTGGTTTCTAAATCCGCTGCTCTGATGATTTTGCTAAGTGCAATTGGTTTAGGAATCAATGCTAAGCCTAGCGAAGCTGCCGATACCGTCAATTTCCGTTTTAATATTTTTGAGGTTTCCGTCTCAGTAGACGATCTAGAGACTTTTTCCAAAACAGGAGAATTGCGTGGAGCATTAGATATGGCATCGCGCTATATTTCCGCATCTGACATGGCGACTTTTCGGCGCATTCTGACAGAGAGGGCAGATATTTCCGTAGTTTTACTGTCTCGATTTCTCTATACCTCTCAAGGCGAAAGAGCATTAGATATCTTGGGTGATTTTATCAAAACTGCGCCTAATCTATCGGGAAATCGAGCAATTCGTGCTGCTGCGGTTTTAGCAACAGTTGATAAACAGAATGGACTGTCATTGCTCAATTTCCTACGCAAATTCCCCACTTCAGACATCTACTTTGATATTCAAGCAGGACTACAAACCGTTGGGGAATTAAGTGATCTGCTACAAAATACTCAAAAGGTGGTGCAGATGGTCAATACCGAGGCAACCAAACAGGCAGCATTAACTCCAACTCCATCTCCATCAGCCCCATTACCACTCCAGTTACCTGATTTACGTAATGCGGCTGGCTCAAAATGGCAGCGATACAGCCTAACTGCACCTGCGCTCAATGGTAAATATGAAATTCCATTTTACCTATTTGTTCCCCAAATTAACAATGCCAACCTCAAGACATCCATTCCTGCAATCGTCATCTACCCCGGTTTAAGTTCTAGTCGCGAACCACTTCTCTATTTAGCAGAGCATTTAGCATCCTATGGATTTGCGGTAGTGTTAACGGTGTCACCAACAAGTAGCGCTGAGCAACTAGATAAATTAATCATTGGTGCTGCCAGCGAAATTGCACCACCAGAAAGCTTTATTGATCGCCCCCACGATATTACTGCGGTTCTAAACTTTCTAGAAAAATCGCCTAAAGTGGATAATCCCTATGTTGCCAATATCAATTGGAAAAATGTGGGCATGATTGGTCACTCCTTCGGTGGGTATGCTGCCCTCGCTTTGGTTAGTGATGCCCAAATCCAATCTGCGGATCTAGCAGAAGTCTGTCAAGGTAAATATAAATGGAATGCATCGCTGTTATTGCAATGCGTGGCACTAGGACTACCAAATCAAACCTATAAGTTGGGAGATCCAAGAATCGCCGCAGTGATTGCTGTTAATCCTGTGACTAGCCATGTTTTAGGTAAAGCTGCTCTCAGCAAAATTACCAGCCCGATCGCAATTGTCGGTAGTTCTGGAGACACCTTTGCCCCAGTTGTCTCTGAGCAAATTATCCCCTTTACATGGTTGACGACCCAAAATCGCTATTTAGTACTATTTAATAAAGCAGGACATACGGCAGTTACCGCCATCACCTCAGGCGATCGCCTGAGTCCTGAAGTCAGCAATGCTTTGGCAGGGGCAAATCCCGTTGCATCACAAGATTACCTAAAACTATTGAGTGTTGCTTTCTTTAAAACCCATCTAGTTCAAGAATCAAGCTATGCCAGTTACCTAACCCCTGAATACTTTGTAAATATTTCTGCCCCATCCGCACAGGCAAGTTTGTTGCGATCGCTCAGTATGGAGCAAATTGACGCAGCAATCACAAAATAAGTCTCTCACATAACATCAGTAATTATTCTAAATGTGCTGTCACATCAGGAATGAAGTTCTGGAGATAAATTGGTGGACGAACATATACCATTTTATTTTGCAATGGAGGTAATTCAAAAGGCTTTGGTAGTACATCCTCATAGGCAATCTTTGCCAATAAGTGATTAATACAATTGAGTCTTGCCCGACGCTTATCATCACCATCAATCACATACCAAGGCGATAGTTTGGTATCCGTTGCGTTAAACATATCATCCTTCGCTTTGGAATATTCCACCCAACGCGCTCTGGCTTCTAAATCCATTGGGCTAAACTTCCAGCGTTTACGAGGGTCTTTAATGCGATCGCTAAATCTCTTTTCCTGCTCATTATCACTCACAGAAAACCAATACTTAATCAAAATAATTCCCGATCGCTGAAGCATATTCTCAAACTCAGGACAGGAGCGCAAAAATTCGACATATTCCTCATGAGAACAATAACCCATAACATGTTCAACACCTGCACGGTTATACCAACTGCGATCGAACAGTACCATTTCTCCCGCCGCAGGCAACTCCGCAGTATAGCGCTGAAAATACCACTGAGTGCGCTCTTGATCGGAAGGCTTACCCAACGCCACAACTCGACAAATCCGTGGATTAAGTGATTGGGTAATGCTTTTAATAGCGCCCCCTTTACCCGCAGCATCTCTACCTTCAAACAGAATGACAACCTTCAAACCTTCCTGCTTAATCCATTCTTGCAGTTTGACCAGCTCTATCTGTAAACGCTGAAGTTCTTTTTCGTAGGTCTTTTTTGATAACTTCGGAAGCTGGATTAGATCATCTTCTTGTCCACCTACTTGGTCATTCTGCTCTTTAAAATTATTAGGAATACCACTTAAAGAGATAGTTGTATTTGCCTGATTCTCTTTTTTATTCGATTTATTGCGCTTACCATCTTTATCTTGCTTGGACATGGTTTTGCACTTTTGATTGGTCAACAGTTAGTATAGCAGCTAGGCAATAATGGCGGCGCTAAGCGCCGCCATTTATAAAACCAAAAAAGCTATAGCGCACGCTGCGCGTGCGCTATAGCTTTTTTGGTTTTATTTTTAATTGCGCCCAGCTACTTAACGACCAATACCAATGTATTTATAGCCCAAAGCTTCGAGAGCCTTGCCGTCAAGGAAATTACGAGCATCAATAATGACGGGATGTGCCATGAGCGTTAACATCTTGGCATAGTCAATCGTCAAGAACTCTTGCCAATCTGTCACTAATACCACTGCATCACAACCATCAGCGAGACGCTCTAGATCTGTTTCCACAATCACGTTAGAAAAACCTTGGCGTAATCCTGATTGCGAAACTAGAGGATCATAGGCTTTGACCCTCGCACCCAAGCGGCTTAATTGATCGATCAAGGTGAGTGAAGGGGCATCCCGCATATCATCGGTGTCAGGCTTAAAGGTCATTCCCAATAGACCAATGGTTTTACCTTTGAGGATTTTCAGAGCCTGTTGTAGCTTCTCTACGACGAGGGTACGCTGAAGTTCGTTGACGCGCACACATGCCTTCAGGATTTCGGTGGAATAGCCATAGTCTTCAGCTGTATAGATTAAGGCGGAGACATCCTTGCCAAAGCAAGAACCACCCCAGCCAATTCCCGCTTGTAGGAATTTGGAGCCAATCCGCGAGTCTAGTCCAATACCTTTAGCAACTTCCTTTACGTCTGCGCCAACGCGATCGCAAATATTTGCAATCTCATTGACAAAGCTAATCTTGGTAGCCAGAAAAGCATTCGCAGCATATTTAATCATTTCCGCAGAGTTTAGATCTGTGACCACCACAGGTACTGGGGGTAAGCTCTTATCCTCAGCATAGGAACGATCAATAATTGGTTTATACAGATCCTGCATCAGTTGAAGAGCGCGATCGCTACCACTACCAACCACAATGCGATCGGGATTAAAGGTATCGTAAACCGCTACACCTTCTCGCAAAAATTCAGGATTGCTCACTACATCAAACTGGATTTTGTCGCTACTACTCTTTCCACCCATCCCATCAAGGACAATCATCCGAACCCAGTCACCAGAGCCAATGGGTACAGTTGACTTGTTGACAATGACCCGATATCCCTCAGTGAGACTTTCGCCAATACTGCGAGCCACAGCTTCAACATAGCGCATATCACTGCGACCATCAGGAAGTGAAGGTGTCCCCACGGCAATGAACAAAATTTCGCCATGATTAACCCCTGCGGCAATATCCGTTGTGAATTCAATTTTGCCCTGACGAATTGACTCAGATATCACTTCAGGTAGCCCTGGCTCATGAATCGGTGATTGCCCCGATTTCATCAGTTTGACTTTCTCTTCGTTATTATCCACGCAAACTACGTCATGACCAATGTAGGCAAGACAAGCACCTGTTACCAATCCTACATAACCAGTTCCAATTACACAAACACGCATGAATTTTTCTTACCTAATTTAACTTGATGATCTCAATCTGGAAAGTGATGTTTTGTAAGTGTTTTGCACTGCCAAAAACTTGTCAAAAACTATTGATTTAGGAATAGTTGATTTAGTTGACATTTCACAACGTCTATTTAACCGATAAGTGATCGCGGAAATAGGCGATTGTTTTTGCTAAGCCTTCTTCTAATGGAACGGTTGGCTCCCATCCTAAATGGAACTTAGCGCGTGAAATGTCAGGCTGACGACGTTGGGGATCATCTTGAGGTAAGGGTTTGAATACCAGTTCAGCCGTGGGATCAATTAGCCGTTGAATTGTCTGCGCCAATTGTAGAATGGTGTACTCCCCAGGATTACCGAGATTTACAGGGCCAATGTAGTTGCCATTATTGAGACGGATTAATCCTTCAACGAGATCGGATACATAGCAGAAACTACGGGTCTGAGAGCCATCTCCGTAGATCGTAAGCGGAATTCCCTTAAGGGCTTGCACAATAAAATTACTGACTACCCGTCCATCATTCTCTAACATTCTGACTCCGTGGGTATTGAAAATACGAGCAACTCTGACTTCAACACCAAATTGACGATGGTAATCAAAGGTCAGAGTTTCGGAGATTCGCTTTCCTTCGTCATAACAACTGCGAATCCCCGTGCAATTAACATTGCCCCAATAGTCTTCGGTTTGCGGATGAATTAAAGGATCGCCGTACACTTCCGATGTTGAGGCAAGGAGAACTCTTGCTTTACATCGCTTAGCTAATTCCAAAACATTAAAAGTTCCCAAAAAATTGGTTTGGGCAGTTTTAATGGGATCGGCTTGATAATGTACAGGTGAAGCTGGACAGGCAAGATGATAGATCTGATCGACCTGCTCAATATCAATGGGATTGATAACATCATGCTCAATGAATTGAAAGTTAGGGTGTTCTAGCCAGTGGGCATTATTGACTTTACGCCCCGTATAGAGATTATCAAGGGATATAACTGAGTTCCCCGCCTCAATCAGACGATCAACTAAATGTGACCCAATAAAGCCCGCACCGCCAGTAACCAATATCTTCATGTTTCTATTCTAAAAATTTCTAAAAAGATTGTTTATAAGTGAGAAAGGAGTCACGATATTACCAAGAAACCTAGTAGCTGAGCTAAGAATGCTGGAACCGAAAGATGGACGGATCACGATCACATCGCGATCGCGTAGTCCAGGATTAAATTCTTCACTCAAAGGTTGATTTAAATCAGCTACAAGGTTGCGACGCATAATCGAACCATCAGGATTAACCCGATAAAGCTCAACTGCACGCCAATCTGCATCATTGGTTAATCCGCCAGCAAAGGAGATCGCTTCGGTAAAAGAACTATTAGGACGTAGTTGCAGCGGTCCTGGACGAACTGCTTCTCCAACAACTTGTACCGTAATGACGGTAGGCGAGAAAGTCGCTTTAGCTACTTGTAGGTATTCGGTAGGATTAGTTTTTTCGAGTCGAGGTACAGTAATGAGATCTCCATCGGTAAGGGTAATATCTTGACTGAGATCGGCTTTAGTAATGAGATCTAATAGATTTGCCTTGACGATTGTGCGCTGTCCTTTATCATTCAAACGAGAAATTTGGACATTACGAATATCGGCAATTTCCGTCACGCCATTGGCTGCTTGTAATGCACGGCTGAGGTTAACTGGGCCTCCATTGGACGCATTTCCTGCGGCAGTAGTTGCGCCCGTTAGCCCTGTAGATAAAGTGCCATTACGCGAATATACTAAGGTTTGCGTACCGACACGATTAACTTCTCCCACGATCGCAACTTGAATAGTAAAGGTATCTGGAGAGAAGGTGGAGTTACTGACGAGTCTTGTCTGAGATGCACTTGCTAGAGGTAATGGGGGGACAAGGATTGAATCACCATCAAGAATACGAATATCTTGGCTGATATCACCCTTCTCAAGGAGGTTTTGGAGATTAACTTTGATAATACGACGACCTAACGTCCCATCACGGCGGGAAATTTGAATATTACTGATGTCGGCTCTTGAAGTAATTCCTGATGCAGATTCTATCGCTCTAGTCAATGTTGCTGCATTGACATTGTTACCGACGGCTCCAGCACCAACGTAGTTTAAAAATCTTGGGCCTGGACGGTTGACTTCTCCCACTACAGCAATGTTGAGCGCACGGGGAGACAGCAAGGAGATGTTAACAATGTTACGGACTAGGAAAGGATTGAGCTTTGCTTTTAGTAAGGCATTCGCTTCCTCTAAACTCAATCCTTCTAATTTAACTGCTCCAATTAGAGAAATATTAATCGTTCCATCGGGGGCGATTGTTTGGCTGCCTGATAACTCTGGCACATTAAAAACTTCAATCTTAATATTATCGCCTGCGCCCAGAGTGTAGCGAAATGTATCTTGGGATTCGCTGACATTTAAGGAAGGCGCACCACTATTATTAACTGGATTAACTGTTGATAACGGTCTTAGGTTAGATTTTGTAGGATCTGGAGATGTTGTAGATGCAGGGGCAGTTTTTTCAATTGTGGTGGTCTGTGCCCAGCTAGGAAGAGGAGAATAGGCAATCAATACCAATAGAATTAATTTACCAAACTTGTTTATACGCATAAAAGTACTCCTTAACCTAACCATCTAATCATTAGAAACTGAATACCTGTCATAATAATGGAGGCGGTTTTTAAAATCTTTGGCTGCCATTGTATCAGTACGTTCAATAGTTTATCCCAGTAATTTCTCCGAAATCTAATGCGATCGCCACAGGTTATTTATCTAGATGCAGTCGGTACTCTATTTGGTGTTAAAGGTAGTGTTGGCGAACAATATGCAAAAGTTGCGGCAGATTTTGACGTTAGGTTAGACGCAGACCTGATTAACCGTTCTTTTTATCAAAGTTTCCAATCAGCACCAAGGATTGCCTTTCCTGGTTTGCCCCAATCAGATATCCCGATCGCAGAATATCAATGGTGGCGATCGCTAGCCGAGCAAACCTTTAGTCAAACAGAGGACTTGATCAAGTTTGCTAACTTTGAAGCTTTTTTCAAACAGCTCTATGCTTACTTTGCCACTGCTGCGCCTTGGTTTATATATGAAGATGTGCGACTTGCCTTAGATGCATGGCGACAACAGGGGATTACCATCGGTGTGCTATCAAATTTTGATAGTCGAGTCTATAAAGTAATTGCAGCCCTAGGACTTGAGCATTATTTCGAGTCGATCACCATATCAACGGAGAGTGGTGCAGCAAAGCCTGAGTCAATTATTTTTGAAGCAGCTTTAGCAAAGCACCAACTTGAGCGATCGCCTGATCTGGCTTGGCATATTGGCGATAGCTTTAGTGAAGATTATGAGGGGGCAACTGCGATAGGCATCACGGCATTTTGGCTGAATCGGGATCAAAGCCCTGCCAAAAATCTTGCTCAACAAGCAGCAAGATCAATTCATCGGTTAACTGACCTAAGTAGCTGGGTGCAATTAGATAAACAAAACCAAAACCTGTAGCGCAGGCGCAGCGCGTGCTACAGGTTTTGTTGTTCACAAAAAAACAAAAAAGGTAAGAGGAAAACGGTAAAAATAGCCGCCAATTACCAGTCGCCAATCACCAATTACCAATTACCCCACAAATGTTCACAGGCTTAGTTCAAACCATTGGCATCATTGAGCAACGCGATCACGATCACCTTGTGATTCATTGTCCTGATCTGGTCAGCAAGATTGCGATCGGCGATAGCATTGCCGTAAATGGGGTATGTCTGACCGCAACCCATATTTCGGATACTAATTTCGTGGCGGATGTATCTCCTGAAACCTTGGGGCGGACAAATTTAGGCGATCGCAAATTAAAGTATGTCAATTTAGAAATGGCTCTAGCTGTAGGCGATCGCATTGGTGGGCATTTTGTCTCAGGTCATATCGATGGGATGGGAAAATTATGCGATCGCTATCTAGTCGGCAATTCTTGGGAACTGAGCTTTGAGGCAATTCCTGAAGTGGCGCGTTACATTGTCTTTAAAGGCAGTATTGCGATTAATGGGATCAGCCTCACAGTATCCAATTGCAATGAATCAGGTACAAATTTTCGAGTTGCGGTTATCCCTCATACCTATGACAACACCACATTGAAATATCTCGATCTGGGTAGCTCTGTACATTTAGAAGGTGATGTTTTAGGTAAATATGTTGAGAAATTTCTCAGATCGGGGCATCTAGCGCCCAGTAGTCTAGCGCATCCCGAAATAACTCCAGAATTTCTTGCTGAGCATGGCTGGTAAGAAATCTAAAAGAGAGTGGCGGTGCAATTCTCTTTTAGATGACGTTTTAAAAAACTGTATTATTTGCGTTCCTTAAAATGAAATAATGCTGTTTGTAAACTTCTTTACAATTGCTTAATACTCTTAGGAATATTTTTACAGAGATCATGGAACGTACTTTTTTGGCAGTCAAGCCCGATGGCGTACAACGTCACCTAATCGGAGAAATTATTCGTCGTTATGAAACCAAAGGTTTCAAGCTAGTTGGGCTAAAATTGCTACAACCCACCCGCGAACTAGCCGAAAGCCACTACGCAGTCCATAAAGAAAGACCATTTTTTGCAGGTCTAGTGGACTTTATTACCTCAGGACCTGTGGTCGCGATGGTATGGGAAGGTGATGGTGTAGTTGCTTCAGCTCGCAAAATTATTGGCGCAACCAATCCCCTTACTGCTGAACCAGGGACAATTCGTGGGGACTTCGGTGTAAATATTGGACGCAATATTATTCACGGTTCTGATGCGATCGAAACTGCTCAAACCGAGATTGCACTTTGGTTTAAGCCTGAAGAATTAGTCGAATGGCAGCCTAACTTAACCGCTTGGGTTTACGAATAATAAAAAAAGGGAGGTGCTAAGCACCTCCCTTTTTTTGGATCGGTATTTGGATCGGTAATCTCGACCTCTATCTAAAGTAATGTTGACAAAACTTTACAATTTGATATATTTGTAAATGTGAGCGCAAGCTTACATAAAAAATAAGTTTTAAACCAAAGCACAAAAATGACAACAGCAGTACAAAGACGTGAAAGCGCGTCACTGTGGGATCAGTTTTGCAATTGGGTCACCAGCACCGAAAACCGCCTCTATGTAGGTTGGTTCGGCGTAATCATGATCCCTTGCTTACTCGCAGCGACCATTTGCTTCGTAATCGCCTTCATCGCAGCACCACCCGTTGACATCGACGGTATCCGTGAACCAGTAGCAGGCAGCTTGCTATTCGGTAACAACATGATTTCTGGCGCAGTTGTACCTTCCTCCAACGCAATTGGCCTGCACTTTTACCCCATTTGGGAAGCAGATAGCCTTGACGAATGGCTATACAACGGTGGTCCTTACCAATTGGTAATTTTCCACTTCTTGCTCGGAATTTTCTGCTACATGGGACGTGAATGGGAATTGTCTTACCGTCTCGGTATGCGTCCTTGGATCGCAGTAGCATACTCCGCACCCGTAGCAGCAGCAACCGCAGTATTCTTGATCTACCCAATCGGACAAGGATCATTCTCTGACGGTATGCCTTTGGGTATCTCTGGTACTTTCAACTTCATGATCGTATTCCAAGCAGAGCACAACATCTTGATGCATCCTTTCCACATGTTGGGAGTAGCAGGTGTATTCGGCGGTTCCTTGTTCAGTGCAATGCACGGTTCCTTGGTAACCTCCAGCTTGATTCGTGAAACCACCGAAAACGAAAGCCAAAACGCTGGTTACAAGTTCGGACAAGAAGAAGAAACCTACAACATCGTTGCAGCCCACGGCTACTTCGGTCGCTTGATTTTCCAATACGCTTCCTTCAACAACAGCCGTCAATTGCACTTCTTCTTGGCACTATGGCCAGTAGTCGGCATTTGGTTCACCGCATTGGGTGTAAGCACAATGGCATTCAACTTGAATGGCTTCAACTTCAACCAATCAATCGCAGACAGCCAAGGTCGTGTAGTACCTAGCTGGGCAGATGTAATCAACCGCGCTAACTTGGGTATGGAAGTAATGCACGAGCGCAATGCTCACAACTTCCCTCTCGATTTGGCTGCTGTTGATGTTGCTCCTGTTGCTATGAGCGCTCCTGCTATCAACGGTTAATCTTTAACCTAGTCATCTCTAAACAAAAAAGCCTCTCC from Pseudanabaena sp. Chao 1811 encodes the following:
- the psbA gene encoding photosystem II q(b) protein; translation: MTTAVQRRESASLWDQFCNWVTSTENRLYVGWFGVIMIPCLLAATICFVIAFIAAPPVDIDGIREPVAGSLLFGNNMISGAVVPSSNAIGLHFYPIWEADSLDEWLYNGGPYQLVIFHFLLGIFCYMGREWELSYRLGMRPWIAVAYSAPVAAATAVFLIYPIGQGSFSDGMPLGISGTFNFMIVFQAEHNILMHPFHMLGVAGVFGGSLFSAMHGSLVTSSLIRETTENESQNAGYKFGQEEETYNIVAAHGYFGRLIFQYASFNNSRQLHFFLALWPVVGIWFTALGVSTMAFNLNGFNFNQSIADSQGRVVPSWADVINRANLGMEVMHERNAHNFPLDLAAVDVAPVAMSAPAING